The Branchiostoma lanceolatum isolate klBraLanc5 chromosome 3, klBraLanc5.hap2, whole genome shotgun sequence DNA segment tccgagccgcagtgcaaagttccaaatcggctgccatgttcgttgtgacgtcatgagcaggtaagtcactgattaatgtgattacctggtgggaagaatcaaaagctggaggtatgatgttttcatggttcgatgttcaataacatccgaagtgtgaatatgttgtgaaaatttctatgatattaaacaacagtattatgttttatgtaatttcaggacattcttaatgttgatgtcattggtgtcttatgccctttaagtgAGAAGTAATCTCACCACAAGACGTCCTCCTGAGTTCCAGCGGCGACGAAGCCGAAGATCCAGCCCAGCCCCATGAGGGTGGAGATCTTGAGGAAGGCCTGGAGCTGGGAGTAGGTGGCGCCATGGCGGGCCCGCGCCGTCCGGATGGACGACACCGTGATGTTGAGAACCGTGTGGATGAAGAAGTAAACGTTGCTGGCCAACACCAGGCCTATAGGTGCCACAAACGTCACCTGGGTGTGCGGGATAACTGGCATTAGATGGGTCATGACATATCCTGGACTTACAGGTTGAAATTTTTCGCCCCAAAGAAAGAGAATCTCGCCGCAGAAAACCAGTCACTGAACATATATAGTAAACTCACCGTTTTTGTCTCGTTCCGATTACAAGAATAAACAGCTTAGCGGATGGTAAATAACTACATTTAGCTCTTTGCTGTCAAAATTTTGGCACCGGTTTGTTTTGGCCAATCTTTAAGCTTTCGCATTAGATTTGAGGTTATGTAGATGATCCATCTAACGTCAGGTGAGCCTAAGAGAGGCACTGCGTGCAATGGAGGAATCAGTGAGCAATGGCTGCTGGGTTGATCTGCACGGCAACAGATACCATACGGAGGCGGCGTGGGAAGCTTGTGTTACAGCACACAGGGGGCCAATCATATTAACGTACATCCAAGCCGGATATTAAATGTCATACAATTACTACAGGTAATTGCCCAGGTGTGTACTTATCAAAGACACACAGGGTTTTCTCATTAACACGGGTGTTCTAATACAATATTTCATTACAAACACGTTATTCCCGAGAATCAAATGTTGTGCTCCCGTCTCGAGTAGCATAGTGTTCAAGCAAACAGATCCGGTTGGATTCTTTTTCATCCGTTACTCTAGGATGATATTAGATTTGATCCCATCCTGTCTTGCATGCATAGCCTATTTGACGTATCGCTAAGATTTTCTGTCCGTGATTAGACAGGACCTCGTATTAACATGGGAGGGGCGCAGATAtatcggtgtaaactcaaacctATCAACCAACCGACAAAACAAACTAGCATTTGCCATTGCAGTCGATGACAACAGTTAGCTAAACTATTTGCTCTAAAACAGAAATTGGCAATTCttaaaatattttgttatctcCAGCCGATTACTAACCACCAAAGCGAAGGGTTGCTTGATCCAGCAGATGTCCGTCCCGTACCCCAGGAACTTCGACTCCTGGCTGGACTCTAGGATGACGCTGATAGTGACGATCAGGCAGGGGATCAACCAGATGTAGCACATGTAGACCTTCACACTCCTGTGATGCACAACAAAATATCAGTCATTACTAGTACTGCGTACTACTACTAACACTGCACTgctactctctctctctctctctctctctctctctctctctctctctctctctctctctctctcccccttaCCACCTATCATATAgcatcattcaatcattcagtCATTACATGAGAAGTATTTTGATCTGCGTACATGTGTGAAGGACGCATGGGTCTGCTGCGGAGGCGTAGTGTTTAGTGCCTGCTCCCTTGGGCAGGTCCCTGCAGATTTTAGATCCTGTATCCAGCAGATTTGCCAAATTACGTTGCTATAGTGATAATAAGCGCTTTAACTCTTCCAGAAGCTACTTAGATTTAAATGACTTAACACAAGCAATTTTCAGATATTTTTAGATGACCCAAGCTGGTTGACAGAAAGGGCGAAATGTCCTTTAGTTGACACAATCTAAAAGTAGAAACCAAAATGATCACAGGGCAACGTCAAGTACTCTAAAGATATGTTAAGTGTCTGTACGCCTCACCTGAACCCCATAGCTCCAGACACCCCTCCCAGCGTTCGAAACAGGTCAAAGGCTAGAACGTTCATGGTCAGGAAGGCCACCAGGAACATGTAGTGCGTTAGGACGGCTAGAAACACACAGAATCCTCCCAACGGGATCTCGTCAGAGAAGACGAAGAGTGTCTGCGCGAGCAACAAGGAGCAGGTCAAGTTCAACTTCAGGATGTCCGGGATCTTCTTGTACATCTTCTTCACCACGGCGGTGGCGATGAACACGATCATGCTGACAAAGGAGAGGCTGCTGAGGGCGAGGGTCAGGAGCTCCTGTGCTGTGTATCCCTGCGGCAGTGTGCTCGAAAGCGACACGGTGAAGTTAGGGGAAAACTTGAGGAAGTCGTTACAGATGAAGGCGAAGTTGCCAAATCTGACGTAGTGCTCTTCGTCGATGTGCAGCCCCGAGAGAAGTAGACGAAGAGTTCCATTGGGCTCGAGAATTTCCCATTCCTCTTGACCAAACGGTATGAAGCCGGTCCGGCAGTCGGGGACACGTATCTCATCTTCGATGAACGTGTCCAGATCTTCTAACGTTGAATTGTACTTTTCGTAGTCCTCTTGAAGGGATTCCTCTATTGCTGTCACTATTTCGTCATCCAAGCGACCGATGTTCAAGACTTCTTCGACGCTTTGTTCCAGGTCTTGTATGCTTGGTTCATCAGGTGCCGAATCTTGACTGAAGTTGCCTGCAGTAGTTGTCAGGATTGGTGTGACAGCTGAAAAATGCTTTTCACTCTCTACTCCGGGGGGTCTTTGAGATGTGGAACCTTCCTGATTTTCGTCAGAGACGCCTTTCTGATCTACCCCGGGCCCCTGTTTCGACGCTTGAGCACCCTTATCTGTTTCATTCAGTGTACCTGCCCAACTATTTTGGCCCCCAAAATCGCCTTGACCGTTATCTGTATACTCTTCGGAGCTGTCCAGTACTTCGGTTTCTGTAGAATTGCTTGTTTGGTTTTTTGGTCCGTTTGAAGAGCCGGTAAAGACCGCGGCATTCCGAACTGTCGACTGGTTGTTTTGGGTGAATCCCCTCGGCGTAGTAGTGACTGGTTCAGGTGTCAAGATTTCTGTAGAAGCAACAGACCCGCTGGTGTTTACACTCCCCAGGTTTACTTGCATCAGCGTTCCGTTTTGACCTGGCTGTTCCGTACTTTGACAGGAAGCAGAGTGAATACAGATAACAAGAGCAACAGTCACAATTGACACGATGTTTTTAAATCCACTTACTCTTCGCATTGCTGTATAGTTGTGGCGGGAAAGATCGGATGACGGCATTGATTGAACCTGTTGCAACCGTCTTCTTAGAGAAAACCAGCAATGTTTGAAAGCgcggtctgtccttggtgctgaaaatctGCCACGTTCAATTTGCGGCGTGACGAGCAGGAAAGCTCTCTTGGCGTGGCTCGGTAGTGTCTGTCACAGAGCCCAGGTGTGATTTTCTCATAATAGTTTGCTCCGCCTATTCATGACGTAGTAGTGACGCATTTCGAATCACTACCGATACCAAATATGGTAGACGTCTTTGGTTGATCAAAACAGGACCAAATAAACGCGTTTCATCAAGCTATCAAAGGGCCCTTTTGCTAGCTGTGATTGACTGAAAAGCCTTTTCTGATCCGCGCTCCTCGATCTATACGGGTCACGTTGATCGCAATGCAGCTCCCACCGCAAGGGATTGTGCATTATCTTTAGTAGCCTCAATTTCAGCTATCTGACCGCGCATTTCGTATGAGGGATATTTACAGCTGATATGAGCCATTTAATGTTAAACGTCGTTTTTTTAGATGTTTCAGGTTCTAGACTAGAAAACGCCACATTTTTCATTGCACTAAATATCTTgcctatgttgttgttttgtaatgGTGCTTTTGCTCTCGTATTAGGTGTTCAGAAGATAATATCCATAAATCAAATTAGCGCAGCATAATGAAAATCACCAGGGGgcagtaacgtaacatgacctatttacgtgcagaacctatttacgtccggtttgggtcatgtccacaagtcgcggtgtattatgccaaagcctgttctcatgagaaacaaagaacgtgaTAAGTATGATAcctagccatctctctcttttgtacaaaacatttaaaagggtttacgtccagcgacataacagaataaactcctgaaccagtaacaacaagttgcacggaagcgtcatgcatgacgcatttcatatgtaattcgacaccgcgtatttcatcatgtttttctaacttacacgatagctagtatcttttaaaagtaccTGACGTTCaatctttctttgatatgcagactatccatggtgattcaagatttgaaactcttgccagttttaggagggtttgatacaacctagcgacccccgctcagatgatacatttttgcacggcataacataATAGCCATGCGTTTATAACGTGAACGCCActtgctgctgatgtcggggaaattcacaatacaaaaattgttttcttccatcgcgtcgggcaagcggagggacaaacatgtagcgtatgtaccctgacctgtagcgtatgtaatccgacttgtagcgtatgtaccccgacttgtaccgtatgtaccccgacttgtagcgtatgtaccccgacttgtagcgtatgtaccctgacctgtagcgtatgtaccctgacctaTAGCGTATGttccctgacctgtagcgtatgtaccccgacttgaagcgtatgtaccccgacttgtagcgtatgtaccccgacttctagcgtatgtaccctgacctgtagcgtatgtaccccgacttgtagcgtatgtacccctaattgtagcgtatgtatcccgacttgtagcgtatgtaccctgacctgtagcgtatatACCTTGACCTATAGCGTATGTttcctgacctgtagcgtatgtaccccgacttgaagcgtatgtaccccgacttgtagcgtatataccccggcttgtagcgtatgtaccccgacttgtagcgtatgtaccctgacctgtagcgtatacatgtaatactaaggGGTGGGGGGCGGACCTTTGGtcggctataactccgtaaaCATGAATGATTTCATAAAGCGGCCTTCAGTTTTacaatacccaccaagtgccccatcgattaaaagtaaagtttgaaaaatcttggtcggacatagatttttgCAATGTTCCCATAGCTTATACATGTAATGCTAAGGGGTGGGGGGCggaactttggtcggctatatCTCcgtaaccacgaatgagaaaataaatcaGTTTCATCCCTCCAATACAttccaagtgccctatcgtttgaatgtaaagtttgacagttctggaaaagagattgaattttggacctatgtcattgccctataatgctttaagtatggggcggggggcaaAACTTTGGTtg contains these protein-coding regions:
- the LOC136431108 gene encoding adhesion G-protein coupled receptor G2-like, translating into MPSSDLSRHNYTAMRRVSGFKNIVSIVTVALVICIHSASCQSTEQPGQNGTLMQVNLGSVNTSGSVASTEILTPEPVTTTPRGFTQNNQSTVRNAAVFTGSSNGPKNQTSNSTETEVLDSSEEYTDNGQGDFGGQNSWAGTLNETDKGAQASKQGPGVDQKGVSDENQEGSTSQRPPGVESEKHFSAVTPILTTTAGNFSQDSAPDEPSIQDLEQSVEEVLNIGRLDDEIVTAIEESLQEDYEKYNSTLEDLDTFIEDEIRVPDCRTGFIPFGQEEWEILEPNGTLRLLLSGLHIDEEHYVRFGNFAFICNDFLKFSPNFTVSLSSTLPQGYTAQELLTLALSSLSFVSMIVFIATAVVKKMYKKIPDILKLNLTCSLLLAQTLFVFSDEIPLGGFCVFLAVLTHYMFLVAFLTMNVLAFDLFRTLGGVSGAMGFRSVKVYMCYIWLIPCLIVTISVILESSQESKFLGYGTDICWIKQPFALVVTFVAPIGLVLASNVYFFIHTVLNITVSSIRTARARHGATYSQLQAFLKISTLMGLGWIFGFVAAGTQEDVLWYIFVTLNSSQGFLISISFMTSSRDKAADKKRKGRASMTGGRNRSPFPGGIQQNGLQMCRANHSLSTSNATDVSSASGMSIERKDDSKNTAIVTADVTAVELDDMSCSVPSQDSNVHINSSKQNLALGAT